The genomic window CTGTCAGTAAGAACATTGATGATTCacaagaggaagtcaaaataccAATAATAGGAGTTTAGAAAAAATGGATTCAATTTTcaatcctcatggatgactttgaggggttcaagatgTTAGTGGAGGAAGTGACTgaagatgtggtggaaatagcaagagaactagaattagaagtggagcctgaagatgtacctgaattgctgcaatctcatgataaaacgtGAATGGacgaggagttgcttcttatggatgagcaaagaaagtggtttcttgagatggaatctattcATGATGAAGATGTTGTGAACACAGTTGAAATAACAATGAAGGATATAGAATATGACAAAAACTTAGTTGACAAAGCCAGGACAAGGAATGAGAACTGACTCCAATTGTGAAGGAAGTTCTACGGTGGGTAAAATGCTAtgaaacagcatcacatgctccAGGGAAATCTTTCgtgaaaggaagaatcaactGATGTGgcaaatttcattgttttcttattttaagaaattgccacatgCATCCCAACCTTCAGTAATCACCACGCTATCAGTCAGCAGCTATCAACATTGAGGCAAAACCCCCCACCGGCAAAAAGATTACGACCTGCTGAAGGTGcagatgatgaacattttttagcaataaagcattttctaaattaaagtatgtcttttttttttcttttattttttaaagaaataatgcttTGTTGCACTTactagactacagtatagtgtaaacataacgtTTATATGCAGTGGGAAACCAAAACATTTGTGTGATTTGCGTTACtgcagtatttgcttttttgctgTGGTCTGAATCCAAACTTGCAATATCTCTAAAGTATGCCTGTAATCAATATGGTAAATAGGTACTTACCTGAAGTGTGGGTGCTTTgagagttttctgagaaagttctggaAGAGAGAGTACTCCACTAGTATTTATTTGATGTATCTAAAGTAGAAGAAAGCTACAGATTATTTCAAAAAGCTGGTTTCTCTCATCATATCATACTCGAAAGCTGTCTTGGCATAATTTaaccattaaaaattatatcCAAATTCCAGTaatacagtttaaaataattacCTGTTTTaccctctcctcttcttcttccaccTCACTTGCCAGAATCTGAATTTTGTTCTTTAGGCTCTGAATATTCCCAGTCATTAACTCTGTGGTCTCTAccattttatctatttcttcctgaatcagaaagagaaaaaaaaattttaacctaAACACATTATTATATTAAATCCTAATAGATATtgttatacatatacatttttttaaaaacaccatatacatttaaaacatttttagaagcAAATGGCgaatttacttttgtttctttcaaaaaaCAGACTTCTTGGAAAGCTGGTATGTCAAGGTATTAATGTGGTATACAGATATCTAATTTCCCTGGAATAAGGAGATGTACATGAACACTTCCTCAAAACTTACCAATGCTGGTAGGGTCAGAGATCCTGGAAGATCCAAGTGTAAATCTAGCAGAGCCCAGAATCAATGACAGCAAATATAGTAACCTTCCTTAAGCAGCATGAAACTTCATGTAGTGGAGAAATTCTGAATTGTTTTCATTGATTTAGGAACATTTGAGAGTCTGCTATTTTAATTTGTCAAAAGGAAGTAATGTTGGGCATTAGAGCAgggagaataataaaaaaaatgagtaacagTTTCCCACATTAAAGGAATATATAATTTAGAggggaagatgaaaagaaaataagaaatgaataaaacaagtATGGGGACAAGACATTAAGGATATGTTGTGTGCAGgctgaggaaaaaattaaaattagcaagTGTCCAGGTTTCTAAAGGGTATTAAATATGGCACTGCTTTCAAATATAGTCCTAGCAACAGTCAATGATAACATTGCCTGCTGGCTTTGGGGAATAAGTAAATAAGCCACACAGAAAATATACAGAAGTCGTAACTCTTACATCTTGTTCAGCAATAAGGTTGATGCTATATCTATGTCATTCTCCAAATACTGGATGCAGAACTGTTGCTGGCAACTAGAGTAGTCTTcctcaagaaatatattttggcttctaaatgaccttttttttttttaaagagtagctGCAGGGGTCAACAATTGCCCATGGCATGTTTTTGTACAGTTCAAGAACTGTgagttgtttttacattttaaaagattggtCAAAAcctcaacaaaacaaaaggatATGCAACAAAACAGTCAACCATATGTGGTCCAAAAAGGCTAAAATGTTTATTGTCCAGCCCCTTACTGGGAATGTGCTGTTCCCTGAATGCCTAAGATTTTGGGACTGTGAGCTCTATTCACTTGAATCTAAACTCCATGGAGGAACagactctgtttttattttttattatagtaaatTTCAAACACATACAGTAAGAGAGAATGTTATCATGAACACCCATATACGTATCAGCCAGTTTCCATTATCAACTCatgatcatcttttttttttttttttttttttttttgagatggagtttcgctcttgttgcgcaggctggagtgcagtggcgctatcttggctcactgcaacctctgcctcctgggttcaagtgattttcctgcctcagcctcctgagtagctgggactataggcgcctgccaccatgcccagataattttttttttctgtattattagtagagacagggtttcaccatgttggccagtctggtcttgaactcctgacctctggttatccacatgcctcggcctctcaaagtgctgtgattacaggcgtgagccaccgtgcctggcccgtgGCCATCCTGTCACACCTTTAACTCCATCCACTTCTCCTGCTTCCCCTGCGCTATTTCAAATACTATATATCCcattttatctataaatatttcagtatatagCTCTAAAGGATTTAAAGATATATGAGTACAACATCATTACTACACTTTAAAGAATCTCAATAAATTCCTTAATATCAAGCATATGGTTAGTATTCacattttcaattttctcataaattggaggtttttttttacattttgttttaatcaggTTCCAAACTGTTTGTGACTGGTTGATATGTCTTAAGTCTCTTTTCATCTATAGGAGGCTTCCATTTCAATTCGTATGTGGAGATTAGTTCGCTCTGTGGAATTTCCCATGGGCTAAATTTTATGAACTGCATTCCCTGGTGAAGTTTAAACTGGTTCCTCAGCCCTGTATTTTCTGTGAATTGGTTGCTGGATCTAACAGAGTGCTGtccaatataaatataaagcaaaccacatatattagtttcctgtggctgctgtaccACCTActtggcttaaaataacagaaattcatTCTGTCATGGTTCTGGAGGACAGAGTCCAAAATCGAGCTGTTGGCAGGGACACAATCCCTCtgaagacaagagagaatggtTTCTTGTCTTTTTCAGCTTTTGGTAGCTGTACGCATTCTTTGTAGCTGCATTGCTCTAGTTTCTGCCTTTGCCTTCACGTGACTTTTTCTTTGTACCTTCTCTTGTCTTTTATAAGAACACTTGTCGTTGGATTTGGGGCCTACCCATGACAATACAGGATGATttcatcttgagatccttaattaTATCTGACAAGACCCTTTTCCTAGATTCAACCCACTACAAAGGGAATGTATAACAGCACTGAATGAATAAAAGGGTTAAATATAACAAGGATTAAAATTTCTcattatgaaatttattttgttccattgcttTGGTTATCTTTGGGTATTACTACCATACTCATATGGTATCttctttgaggatttttttctcaattccttttaaaaacgtttttatgattctgaaaattttctccttatgttattttctatttaccATAAGCATTATCTGTTGTGTTTATTTGCTTTAGTGTTTCTTCTAATTTAGTCTACATATCTGAAAGGCTTTTTCTTTTATGTCTCATTCATTCCTgaattctcttctttcatttatagTATTTCTAAttctgatttataattttttccctATACTTCCTATcattttttctgaatttatttcagTTCACTTGATAAATTAGGTTAATGTTCATCTGTTCTAGGCACATGTCTTTTTGGCATGCTTTTGGTGTATCAGGAATGTTATTTTTGGTCTTTATTGTCATATTTTCTTATGCTAACTCTGATTCTGAAATCCTATGGCTCCATTTTTATGACAACATCAAGGGAGTCTAAAAAATTATGCTTCAGCTGTTCTAATGCTGTCTCCCCAGAATCTCCAAGATGTTGTTCACCATTGttgtttccccagcaccattacTGAGTGAGAGCACAacgaaaatgttaaataaataaaatttctgttaCTATTACAGGTTTTAGAAGATCATCACCAGCAATAGctctaggctgcagtgagaaaAAGCAATGGGTCTAAGgcacagaggagaaaactaacGGTTACAGATCGAGTTTACAAGCTGCTAGTCCAAAAATCCTCTTATGCCAATGAAGAACTCTCCTGCCCCAGGTGCCAGTGGTGCTTCTTCTGAGTGACTAACAAGCCCACCATAGACTGTAATTATGCTTATGTCCCATGGAGGTCAAATTTCAGCTGAAGACCAAAAATGCTTACGAGTAGCATAAAAATCATACTATCATTTATGACTTCAGAACACCCTTAACTGATGTGCATAAATACTAAATGTTAAAATTCTCCACGATCATACTCTCGAACCTTTTAAAATAACCTAAATAAACGTCATCTAAGTGTTTAGGTGATGAAGCTAGTGCCAATACTGAAAAGATGCCCTAAAAAAGTAGGAACCTTGggatggaaataaaatataatgttacACTTTGAATAAAGTGAGGTAGCCACCAGAAAATGTCACCCtattaactaaaaatatatatagatttgTGCTCAAAGTGACAAAGTTAGCATCTCAACTTTAAGCAATCTGTCTACGGTTCAGTTAGAAATAGCATTATGTCTTTTTATCACATTtgtaaaaagagaataatttagGTCATACTCTAAGTTATGTGAGGATTAAGGGATATAagtataaagtgcttagaacagtgtctgaagTGTAGGAAGTCCCCAGTACATTTTAACTCTAATGATACTTGTGTTTTCTTGCCATATACAGGTCAGAaaaacttacacattttaaaattccacagTATTGAGTGATAAACTCCTATAAAGtgataattaaaaatactaaGATAGTTCAGTTAAAGTTAGATGAAAAAAACAGGACTGCTACTTAACCACAAATATATTAGAAATACTTCAACTTTAGAGGCGCCAAGTTCAGACAAATTTTtgctttaatgaaaaaaaaaatttaataaaaaaaccTGGTTCAAGATCTAGTATTCACTACTGCAGGAACATCatgataataatttaaaaaactttagtCTTTTCCCCTTTCCCTAACTCTCTAATTATGGATTTCCTATTCAAATTTCATACCTGCAGTAATGCCAGACCTTCTTCATTAGCTTTGCCTCGTGCCCTTTCCATATTCAGTAGCCTTGACACATTAGTTAAATCTTCCATCTTTTTGGGAGGGACTTTCAGAGTTTCACACAGTTGTAGCAATcttaaggataaaataaaaacgtaattattttattttttaagtcttattattattttaaaacagtccTCATTTTTTCTTGTCCTCATATTCTTAAAAGGTACAATATTCTTTTATTACCACTGGGTAACACTGCCAGTAAGTCTCCCCCTCAAAAAGCCCTGACAAATCATCATTTAGCCTTTCGATTTATTAAGATTTACCTCAAATTAAGGGACACTGGGGCTACtttactaaaagaaaattttctattttacacATTTGacaatgtatatacattttaaaaccaaaatttcCTTGTACCATCCAGATGTTTTCTAGACTATTACAGGACATGAGTCTATTATATATTGTGAATTGTTGGTTAAGAGACAgaacactggccgggcgcggtggctcaagcctgtaatcccagcactttgggaggccgagacgggcggatcacgaggtcaggagatcgagaccatcctggctaatatggtgaaaccccgtctctactaaaaatacaaaaaactagccgggcgaggtggtgggcgcctgtagtcccagctactcgggaggctgaggcaggagaatggcgtaaacccgggaggcggagcttgcagtgagctgagatccggccactgcactccagcctgggcgacaaagcgagactccgtctcaaaaaaaaaaaaaaaaaagagacagaacaCTAGTCTAGAAGTCTTAACTATGACCCTGGACCCCAAATCTCAATTATTTGAGAGAATGTGATAAAAGACAGAGAAGATTTaccttagttttttaaaatgatttcaaaaaaaCTAAGTTCTATAGAGTTTAAGGTAAATAGAACACTAAGATTAAAGTGCACTGCTCGAAAATACTATAAACATGAATGGTATTtaatattaaagttaaaaaattccTTTATAAATTCGAGTTGATTTGATCACCAGTAGAAACATCTATTTCTATCGTCACATCTGGCAGACCGCAAAATAGCTTTCCCAGATTTGATTCTTGAATTTATGAGGAAGAAAAGCTAAATTTGATTCCTTTTATAACAGCAGCATCTTTGCGTTCTAAAAAGTTCTACTACTTAAGATTTGAAGAAATCTGAACAATAGTGGAACCCACTGTCCCACTTTTGGGATCTTGttaaaaatcttaattaaaaaaaaaaagaatcttttattttagatttaggagtACATATGCAGGTTATGTAGGCAAATGTTGTGGGgctttggtgtacagattattttttcacccaggtaataagcatagtacctgacagATAGTTTCTCAAccctcactctcctccctcaagtaggccctggtatctgttgttcccgtctttgtgtccatatgtactcaatgtttagctcccacttgtgagaacatgcattatgtggttttctgttcctgtgttagtttgcttaggataatgacctctagctccaaccatgttgctgcaaaggacatgatctcattcttttatggctgcatagcattccaagTTCTATATGTCCCacaattttctttatctaatctaccGCTGattggcatttaggttgattccatgtctttgcaattgtgaatagttctgTGGTGAGCAtaagtgtgcatgtatctttatggtagagcaatttatattccttcacgtatatacccagtaatgggattgctgggttggaGAGTAGTCTGTTTTAACTTGAGAatctgccaaactgctttccataatggttgaactaatttacattcctactagcagtttaaaagcattcccttttctcggCAACCtcccagcatctgttactttttgactttttaagaacagccattctgactggtgtaagatggtatctcattgtggttttcatttgcatttctctagtaattagtgatgttgagagcattttttttcacgtttgttggccgcatgtatgttttcttttgaaaagtgtctgctcatgtcctttgcccactttttactAGGATTATTGGTTTTTTGCTTGctaatttaagttccttatagagtcTTGATATAGACCTTTGTtcgatgcatagtttgcaaataaaattttaatttttgtaaagaagaAAGTAGGCAGCAAAAACTCCATAAATCGTAATTCTCATTAAACTGTTAAGACAAAACTCCAGTTATTTAGAAAAATCGTCATTAGGCTATCACATTTAAACACAAACTATCTGCCTAAGCCTTCCTAAGAGGgataagttttttattttgttgacaaaaatattttatttatgaagttTCTTCTATATGTTTATTAAATCAATTATGTAGAAGGGTCATTCACTACTCCAAATGTTCTAAATAGCAGTTAGACTTCCAGGAGTCTCACTAACTCTTAGAAACTAAAACCATGGCTTGAATATATCCTACTATATCAGCAACATTTAATCACCACTTGTAACATTGTTTCTATAGGGCAGACTTTCTAGAAGTATGTTCCTTTAGAATTGTAATGGTGAACAGTTTTGTTTGCCTAGCAAACTTATCACTGTAATCATGGGGCTAGGTATATAATCCAGTCTATATCAATCATATCCATGGTAGCTCTTGTCACAAAATCACGCCAAGAACAGATAAATATCACCTAAGCTCAACCAATTAGAAACCATCTCCTAGAATTTTCTAACTGAAGCTAAGGGGTAAGaattgtctttttcctttctttacaaGGCTAAAATGATATATATAGGTAGCTGCCTATCACTATAGTTGTAATCTAGTAagaactgaaaactaaaaaaatgaaaataatgaagctAACATTTAGTCAAAAGCAGAGATGAGCCTAATATATGAAAATGAGTTCCCAGAAATATCAATTTGGGAGATGCTaggttaaagaaaatgaaatagatttaTTTACTGCAGGACTTCTTACATGCTAAGGTACCCAAATATAATTCACCATAGGTTATCTTTATCCATAGACTAACTGTAAGAACAAGTGTTTCAAAtatactttgagaaacactgctacAGAAGAATGTATTTAGAGTTCCAATTATCAGTTTGCTAATGCTATACTTTGTTGTATTGGTATAAGTAACTGTATCTTGGGTATGGTTACTTCGGAACGAAAGGTGAAagtaaaaataaggaagaaacagTCAGGCCTTGAAATGTATATCTCCATAGCTGCTACATGATGAAGAGACTGCCTATCTGTTGAATATAATCTTTTCCAGTGAACCAAGGTGATCACTATGAACAGCAACTATTATGTAATGTAATATTCTCATTCATACACTAAATATTAGTATTTGTCCTATATTAAAAAGATCCTAAACAGCTACATTTTCATTATGCTTGTATTAgcttatttattatctttttaatatcttcCTCCTTCTTTAATAATAGGCTGCTATACCTTTAAGCAATTTACAAGCCTGCTTCTAGCAGTCTTTAATTTGTTCAACCTTTCTCAACaaactcccacccccaccaaaacCATCCCATTCACTCTTTCTACTTGGCTACTATGggttgaaaattatatttaaaggaaaagtaaatagAATTTGTGCTCAAAGGAATTCCTTAAAATAGGTCACAAACATTTCTAGGCAAACTTGAAACTGAGAAGCAgaacattttcttataaaaagaaaaagtcatgtaAGTACTAGAGAAAAGTAATTACTGAAAATCACAGGCAGTGGTGTGCCTTTTAAGAACTCTTGAAAAGAAATCTCCATTGGTGATTTACCATAACATGAAGAGCAATAATATCTTAGAAAATTAGACTTGTTGCTCGTGCAAATAATTTAAGACAATATGAAGTGGAAAAACACAGCAATAGGGTAAATAATCAGATAGATAAGACTGGTGAACTATTAacttcaaattattaaaaatgaagttgAAGGGAGTTCAAGTTGACAAAACTGTTTTCAAATTCTGATACGGAGGAGTGAACTGTGGAAACAGAATTTTGtgattttcagggtttttttttttttttttgtaagtgcCCCTGAAACTTATTTGAGAAATACGTGCAGCAgcagtttagaaaaaaaagaaaacatatttccaAGTTGTtcaccttctttaaaaaaaaagaaaaacttacatTCCACCAAGTGTCTGTTTGGCAACATAGGAAGaagtcaggtttttaaaaattttgttttaatcattttaattatgcAACAGTATTACCTGTTCTTCAGGAAGTTGAGATGGtattgtatttcttctttatctttaatTCTGTCACTCAAAATTGTcctagagaagaaaaaagatggaatAAATAGTAGTCTGaaacacaaataataatatactctgtgtattttttctctctgatttctctCAAGTGTCCCTCCCTACTAGCCAGGCAAAATCAATCACTTTTCCTTTCATATTAAAGACACTTTAAACAGAGGTACAATGAAAAATTtctacttatatatatattttgccacaCTGTATTGTAATAATTTATATGCCTGGCTcttctgatagaattcagctccACATAGCAGAATTGTCTTATTTTCTCTGTATCCCCTCTAGTGTGGTAGCTTCTATGTAAAGTGTCACTCTGAACTCAACTTCTTCCTAAACAATCTCTATTGACATAAATTAAAGTTTTATTGATAGCAAGTCAGGCCACAAACActtgcttttatttcattgatagAATTTCAAGTTTCTAAAATTAACAAAGACTTTTCTGCCGAAGGCAAATACCACCACATTAATTATATCTTCTTCCGAAATAGAAATATACTCTATTACCTTAAGATAGATAGCAATATTTAAAAGAACAGTATCCATAGGAAATGCCTAAGTGGGaaccaaaagaatgaaatggaaaaattttatACTCACCTTATTACTGATTCCATCATAGTTTGCAAATAGTCTCTGGTACTCTTTGACAGAGGTTGccatgtttttctcttgttgggTGCTATCTTTATCTGTTTTAGGTTAGTGTGCTTTGTTTGTCCTGTCGTAATAGAAGAGGCTCTGATCAATCTAGATGTTTTACATATTGTTGCTTAAAAACTGAATGTTTGCATCTAAAAAAGCTTATGAAATTATcagaacaaaatattataaagctGTATaaactattttactttttatcacACAGCTATAACATCCCAGGTGTTGAATATGAATATGCTTTCTATTGATAAGTTAATGGAAATACTACCAAGtgataatagaaataattttaaatgaagaatcGAACTTTAATTATGAAAAGTTTCATTCTCAGAAATGGCCtaaattctttaaacatttcattGAGAGGACCAgaaaactattttccaaatgttGGATGGCAACTGGAACAAAACAGACTAATCAAACCACAAATAGATAGTGTCAACTATGTTGTTGGTACTGTTCTACTTATTaggtattaaaaaaagaagaaatagtgcTGGATCTCATGAAAATCAGTGCTGGAGAGAAGGAATATTGAACAAATTATAGGCGTGCAAAgcatacaaaaggaaaaaaaaaaaagtattgtatgCTATGGGAGTATAAAACCAGAGGACCTAACCTAGTGTTGGCTGAGGAGACGTAGAGAATCCTTCCACGAAACAGTGATGTTTAAGCAAAGGCAACTACTCCAAACTAATTTACTCTAAACCAACTTATAATAGTGGTTCCAAACTAATCTATACAGAATAGAAAGCATATTTGTCTTGAAGAAAAATCAGGTTTGCTTTTTATTACAGATCACTAATAATTCAGGCTGTGGGCCactttgattttctctatttcctaTCAACTCAGTGGCATT from Macaca fascicularis isolate 582-1 chromosome 4, T2T-MFA8v1.1 includes these protein-coding regions:
- the CENPQ gene encoding centromere protein Q isoform X1, producing MSGKANASKKNFEQLKRNPKRKKDNEEVVLSEKKVRNTVKRNKNHLKDLFSEGQTKHTNLKQIKIAPNKRKTWQPLSKSTRDYLQTMMESVIRTILSDRIKDKEEIQYHLNFLKNRLLQLCETLKVPPKKMEDLTNVSRLLNMERARGKANEEGLALLQEEIDKMVETTELMTGNIQSLKNKIQILASEVEEEEERVKQIHQINTSGVLSLPELSQKTLKAPTLQKEILALIPNQNALLKDLDILHNSSHMKSMSTFIEEAYKKLNAS
- the CENPQ gene encoding centromere protein Q isoform X3, whose translation is MMESVIRTILSDRIKDKEEIQYHLNFLKNRLLQLCETLKVPPKKMEDLTNVSRLLNMERARGKANEEGLALLQEEIDKMVETTELMTGNIQSLKNKIQILASEVEEEEERVKQIHQINTSGVLSLPELSQKTLKAPTLQKEILALIPNQNALLKDLDILHNSSHMKSMSTFIEEAYKKLNAS
- the CENPQ gene encoding centromere protein Q isoform X2, with translation MSINKLVRNTVKRNKNHLKDLFSEGQTKHTNLKQIKIAPNKRKTWQPLSKSTRDYLQTMMESVIRTILSDRIKDKEEIQYHLNFLKNRLLQLCETLKVPPKKMEDLTNVSRLLNMERARGKANEEGLALLQEEIDKMVETTELMTGNIQSLKNKIQILASEVEEEEERVKQIHQINTSGVLSLPELSQKTLKAPTLQKEILALIPNQNALLKDLDILHNSSHMKSMSTFIEEAYKKLNAS